One Osmerus mordax isolate fOsmMor3 chromosome 16, fOsmMor3.pri, whole genome shotgun sequence genomic window carries:
- the chd8 gene encoding chromodomain-helicase-DNA-binding protein 8 isoform X2, producing MADPIMDLFDDTPLFNLDALPDDAFSQGSSDPVEEALKLALGQVDPSSDPSLDISTTPALSMPVAAPLTIPDPVPTQQPASVALPQTVSVATAPAQLALETVNQTTYSVASSTSGATTVLLSSPLTVSSSSGTQQITQQQLAQSIAHQLTPQQIAAITQQAGGQGGHKIVILKGPQGQAQVLQTVGGTPGSPGGKVTIARVLSGTPLRPGMSILPSGTVLNQAAPGQTQVKVGTGVQRLVQSHNGPVKQVLLTSMPQTQTQVQAGQTMQVQLPTQAQLAQAQTQVQLQNQGQPTQIQVQLQQAMQGQPQVTTSGTVRPQGVTLTTMPQQGGEAKRITLVLQQPSQGGTGQAGTVTIGAGAGQQRQTVQLQQAGQGGQQPRLVLGSLPGKLVLQGGQLAALTQARQAGQTGAQPKVLTIQLQVQQQPNQQGGAKYQLVSGTGTTGSPQVVQISQGQGGQRLAVPLKLLLQPQTSSTSTAGGTVSVVKVINTSAAGSASTTTTMAAGGIRLAKAGEPVRRVETLCKQEKANRIVAEAIARAKARGERNIPRVLNQDELPAGQTSADPGGAVTPPAAAKKKGGGGGGSRKKSPGSAASGGKGGVGAEKKGKAKAAGGVAGAGGAAGVAGGGGSKSKSKAKTNTITPVGIKKRKRNASSDHSDGELSPASPRTLEEDLLQRRSNRQVKRKKYTEDLDIKITDDEDDEDVDVTTTAAAVASISGGPQLMGAQLKQELELDGDGLASMQFFVENPSEEDAAIVDKVLSMRLMKKEVSPGQYGSVEEFFVKYKNYSYLHCEWATLEQLERDKRIHQKLKRFKAKQAQMRLLFQEEEESFNPDYVEVDRILDESHSVDKDNGEPVIYYLVKWCSLPYEDATWELKEDVDEEKVEEFKKIQNRQARLKRTPRPQAAAWKKLEESREYKSGNILREYQLEGVNWLLFNWYNRQNCILADEMGLGKTIQSISLLSEVFGAGIQGPFLVIAPLSTITNWEREFTTWTDMNAIVYHGSLASRQMIQQYEMYCKDDKDHLIPGAYKFDALITTFEMVLSDCPELREISWRCVIIDEAHRLKNRNCKLLDSLKMLDLEHKVLLTGTPLQNTVEELFSLLHFLEPAQFPSETEFLRDFGDLKTEEQVQKLQAILKPMMLRRLKEDVEKNLAPKQETIIEVELTDVQKKYYRAILERNFSFLSVGVNQNSNVPNLLNTMMELRKCCNHPYLISGAEEKIVAELREVYDPMAADFHLQALVRSAGKLVLLDKLLPRLKAGGHKVLIFSQMVRCLDILEDYLINKRYLYERIDGRVRGNLRQAAIDRFSKPDSDRFVFLLCTRAGGLGINLTAADTCVIFDSDWNPQNDLQAQARCHRIGQSKAVKVYRLITRNSYEREMLDKASLKLGLDRAVLQSMSSNKESNVNGVQQFSKKEIEDLLRKGAYAAIMDEDDEGSRFCEEDIDQILQRRATTITIESEGKGSTFSKASFVASENRTDIALDDPEFWQKWAKKADIDYDSMNRKNTLVIDTPRVRKQTRQFSTLKGEGGDLSDLDSDEEYPPHNSRQSRASRRSERHTGVGYGRTDCFRVEKHLLVYGWGRWRDILAHARCKRRLGERDVETICRVILVFCLLHYRGDENIKSFIWELITPPENGREPQTLLNHSGLSIPVPRGRKGKRVKAQSSFDVQKVEWIRKYNPDSLLLDDSYRKHLKHQCNKVLLRVRMLYYLRQEVIGDHSDSVLRGADARDVDIWMPEMEQQEVPSGWWDTEADRSLLVGVFKHGYEMYTTMRADPCLCFLERAGRPDDRAIDAEQHTGDAELGDDGDYDKYSEDPEFKPAARHTKDLYEEPDSMAMDDEICVEDRAGPVVPEGPSSGQSTACEWPTSSSLTARLRRLITAYQRSYRREQLKMEAAEKGDRRRRRCEQASKLKEIARQERQQRWTRREECDFYRVVSTFGVERIKKEEGDPQGEEPDMDWTRFRTFARLDKKTDESLCRYFRCFLAMCRRVCHLRPAHGEDPSEVSQSLAPITEERASRTLYRISLLRRLRERVLPNPSLEERLLLAPPSPELPVWWSAPDHDRQLMLGAALHGVSRTELSIFSDPQFTFNQARLDYQQALPPAPQPTSTSQGEEEPAVKKEEEEEPRPPAGETASAPEVQTTPLTHQEGKGRARTGWGWKKSRGRGPRGSGRKRGGGGGGGLSDSDSVTDSGSSSSDGSASSDESGESETERERAAKVCDGDEENSMLSMTPSQEGAPLTDPLRVDWPKDRVLINRLDSLCTLVLTGQWPAGRRYTAENQLTSASDEQGGGDELSYSRLMRKGHSTPGGEATDEQDSEFTVKLLKEEGLKLTFSKQALMPNGAGGESSGRRKRRDQELSDPDGVVQSAERAPRRRGPPNWLKENPDYEVEGDMLELLVNRNKRRRRRKRTEKALTGSEKVKIIDMKTGKKVGAAFGPLLQDLREFLEENPDYAVAPDWAETVRSSGFLPESLFHRLLTDESDIPKRGRRRHHHHAPQPTPLEDPLLVGGEEEDEEEETLVSDGAYMMDDEDLEDGSNLTGPHHFLPPDFDVKMEGGDSLSQGGYESSDREALLDDVIMAQKDESDSSSSSSED from the exons ATGGCGGACCCTATCATGGACCTGTTTGACGACACGCCGCTGTTTAACCTAGACGCCCTGCCTGATGATGCCTTCTCCCAGGGCTCCTCCGATCCCGTGGAGGAAGCTCTCAAGCTGGCTCTGGGCCAGGTGGACCCCTCCTCTGACCCCAGCCTGGACATCTCCACCACCCCAGCCCTCAGTATGCCAGTGGCAGCTCCCCTTACCATCCCAGACCCAGTCCCCACACAGCAGCCTGCCTCTGTGGCCCTTCCTCAGACTGTGTCTGTAGCCACAGCACCAGCCCAACTCGCTCTGGAGACTGTAAATCAGACCACTTACTCTGTAGCCAGTAGCACCAGTGGTGCTACCACCGTCCTGCTGAGTTCCCCCCTCACTGTGTCCAGTTCCTCGGGCACACAGCAGATCACACAGCAGCAGCTCGCCCAGAGCATAGCCCACCAGCTCACCCCTCAGCAGATCGCAGCCATCACCCAGCAGGCcggaggccagggaggacacAAGATCGTCATCCTCAAAGGACCCCAGGGCCAAGCCCAGGTGCTGCAAACAGTCGGAGGGACGCCCGGGTCTCCTGGTGGCAAAGTCACCATCGCCAGGGTACTCTCAGGCACCCCTCTCCGTCCAGGCATGTCCATACTTCCAAGCGGGACGGTCTTGAACCAGGCGGCCCCCGGGCAGACCCAGGTGAAGGTTGGCACGGGCGTGCAGAGGCTGGTCCAGTCCCACAACGGGCCTGTCAAGCAGGTGCTGCTGACCTCCATGCCCCAGACGCAGACGCAGGTCCAGGCTGGTCAGACGATGCAGGTCCAGCTGCCCACACAGGCCCAGCttgcccaggcccagacccaggtgCAGCTCCAGAACCAGGGGCAGCCCACACAGATCCAGGTGCAGCTGCAGCAAGCCATGCAAGGCCAGCCACAGGTCACCACCTCGGGCACGGTCCGACCTCAAGGTGTCACTCTCACCACCATGCCGCAGCAG ggtggcGAGGCAAAGCGCATCACTCTCGTCCTCCAGCAACCATCCCAGGGCGGCACAGGCCAGGCAGGAACCGTCACCATCGGAGCGGGTGCAGGCCAGCAGCGGCAGACGGTGCAGTTGCAGCAGGCTGGGCAGGGCGGTCAGCAGCCTAGGCTGGTGCTGGGCTCTCTTCCAGGGAAGCTGGTCCTCCAGGGAGGTCAGTTGGCTGCCCTCACCCaagccagacaggcaggccaGACCGGGGCACAGCCCAAAGTACTGACCATCCAGCTGCAGGTGCAGCAGCAGCCCAACCAGCAGGGAGGAGctaag TATCAGCTGGTGTCAGGAACGGGGACCACAGGCAGCCCTCAGGTGGTGCAGATCTCCCAGGGCCAAGGAGGACAGAGACTGGCTGTGCCGCTTAAGCTGCTGCTGCAGCCACAG acCAGCTCCACGTCCACAGCAGGGGGCACCGTCTCTGTGGTGAAGGTCATCAACACCTCCGCCGCCGGCTcggcctccaccaccaccaccatggcGGCTGGGGGGATCCGCCTAGCCAAGGCCGGCGAGCCCGTGCGCCGCGTGGAGACCCTGTGCAAGCAGGAGAAGGCCAACCGCATAGTCGCCGAGGCCATCGCCAGGGCCAAGGCGCGGGGCGAGAGGAACATCCCACGCGTCCTCAACCAGGACGAGCTGCCCGCCGGACAGACGTCCGCAGACCCGGGGGGGGCCGTGACCCCGCCTGCCGCGGCTAAGAAGAAGggcggcgggggaggagggagcaggaagaAGAGCCCCGGGTCGGCGGCCTCGGGGGGAAAGGGCGGGGTGGGGGCGGAGAAGAAGGGCAAGGCCAAGGCGGCGGGGGGGGTCGCTGGAGCAGGTGGAGCTGCAGGCGTGGCCGGCGGTGGGGGCAGCAAGAGCAAAAGCAAGGCCAAGaccaa cACCATCACTCCAGTGGGGAttaagaagaggaagaggaacgcCTCCTCAGACCACTCAGATGGAGAGCTGAGCCCAGCCTCGCCCCGCACCCTGGAGGAGGACTTGCTGCAG AGGCGCTCTAACCGGCAGGTGAAGAGGAAGAAGTACACGGAGGACCTGGACATCAAGATCACGGACGACGAGGACGACGAGGACGTGGACGTGACCACCACGGCGGCGGCGGTGGCGTCCATCAGCGGGGGACCCCAGCTGATGGGCGCGCAGCTGAAacaggagctggagctggacggTGACGGGCTGGCCAGCATGCAGTTCTTTGTG GAAAACCCAAGCGAGGAGGATGCTGCAATCGTCGACAAGGTTTTGTCCATGAGACTAATGAAAAAAGAG GTGTCTCCCGGCCAGTATGGCAGTGTTGAGGAATTCTTTGTGAAGTATAAGAACTA CTCGTACCTCCACTGTGAGTGGGCCACCTTGGAGCAGTTGGAGAGGGATAAGAGGATCCACCAGAAGCTGAAGAGGTTCAAGGCCAAACAGGCCCAGATGAGACTCCTCTtccaggag GAAGAGGAGTCGTTCAACCCAGACTATGTGGAGGTGGACCGTATTCTGGACGAGTCGCACAgtgtggacaaagacaacggagag CCGGTGATCTACTACCTGGTGAAGTGGTGCTCCCTGCCGTACGAGGACGCCACCTGGGAGCTGAAGGAGGACGTCgacgaggagaaggtggaggagttcAAGAAGATCCAGAACCGCCAGGCTCGCCTGAAGAGAACT ccccgcCCTCAGGCTGCAGCCTGGAAGAAGCTGGAGGAGTCCAGAGAGTACAAGAGTGGCAACATCCTGAGAGAGTACCAGCTGGAGGGAGTCAACTGGCTGCTCTTCAACTGGTACAACAG gcagaACTGTATCCTGGCAGACGAGATGGGCTTGGGGAAGACCATCCAGTCCATCTCCCTGCTGTCGGAGGTGTTTGGGGCGGGCATCCAAGGCCCCTTCCTTGTCATCGCGCCCCTCTCCACCATCACAAACTGGGAGAGGGAGTTCACCACCTGGACCGACATGAACGCCATTGTTTACCACGGCAGCTTGGCCAGCAGACAGATGATCCAGCAGTATGAGATGTACTGCAAGGacgacaag gaCCACCTGATCCCGGGAGCGTACAAGTTCGACGCCCTCATCACCACCTTTGAGATGGTGTTGTCGGACTGCCCGGAGCTGAGGGAGATCTCCTGGCGCTGCGTGATCATCGACGAGGCTCACCGCCTCAAGAACCGCAACTGTAAGCTGCTGGACAGCCTGAAGATGCTGGACCTG GAGCACAAGGTGCTGTTGACGGGCACGCCCCTTCAGAACACCGTGGAGGAGCTCTTCAGCCTGCTGCACTTCCTGGAGCCCGCCCAGTTCCCCTCCGAGACCGAGTTCCTCCGGGACTTTGGAGACCTCAAAACAGAGGAGCAg GTCCAGAAGCTCCAGGCCATCCTGAAGCCCATGATGCTGCGCCGCCTCAAGGAGGACGTGGAGAAGAACTTGGCGCCCAAGCAGGAGACCATCATCGAG GTGGAGCTGACGGACGTGCAGAAGAAGTACTACCGAGCCATCCTGGAGAGGAACTTCAGCTTCCTCAGCGTGGGCGTCAACCAGAACAGCAACGTGCCCAACCTGCTCAACACCATGATGGAGCTCCGCAAGTGCTGTAACCACCCCTACCTCATCTCAG GAGCCGAGGAGAAGATAGTGGCCGAGCTGAGGGAGGTGTATGACCCCATGGCGGCTGACTTCCACCTGCAGGCCCTGGTGCGCTCGGCGGGGAAGCTGGTGCTGCTGGACAAGCTGCTGCCCCGCCTGAAGGCCGGCGGACACAAGGTGCTCATCTTCTCTCAGATGGTGCGCTGCCTGGACATCCTGGAGGACTACCTCATCAATAAAAG ATACCTCTACGAGCGGATTGACGGTCGAGTCAGGGGTAACCTGCGCCAGGCCGCCATCGACAGATTCAGCAAACCTGACTCGGACCGCTTTGTCTTCCTACTGTGTACCCGCGCTGGAGGCCTGGGCATCAACCTTACGGCAGCTGACACCTGTGTCATCTTTGACTCCGACTGGAACCCCCAGAACGACCTGCAG GCCCAAGCCAGGTGTCACCGCATCGGCCAATCCAAGGCCGTCAAGGTGTACCGCCTGATCACCAGGAACTCCTACGAGAGGGAGATGTTGGACAAGGCCAGCCTGAAGCTGGGGCTGGACCGGGCCGTCCTGCAGAGCATGAGCAGCAACAAGGAGAGCAACGTCAATGGG gtccAGCAGTTCTCCAAGAAGGAGATCGAGGACCTCCTGAGGAAGGGAGCGTACGCCGCCATCATGGACGAGGACGACGAGGGCAGCCGCTTCTGCGAGGAGGACATCGACCAGATCCTCCAGAGGAGggccaccaccatcaccatcgaGAGCGAGGGCAAGGGCTCCACCTTCTCCAAGGCCAGCTTCGTGGCGTCTGAGAACCGGACGGACATCGCCCTGGACGACCCCGAGTTCTGGCAGAAGTGGGCCAAGAAGGCCGACATCGACTACGACTCCATGAACAGAAAG AACACGCTGGTGATCGACACCCCCAGGGTGAGGAAGCAGACCCGCCAGTTCTCCACCCTGAAGGGGGAAGGCGGCGACCTCTCCGACCTGGACAGCGACGAGGAGTACCCGCCCCACAACTCCCGGCAGTCCCGCGCCTCGCGGCGCTCCGAGCGCCACACCGGGGTGGGCTACGGCCGCACGGACTGCTTCCGTGTGGAGAAACACCTCCTCGTGTATGG gtggggGCGCTGGCGAGACATCCTTGCCCACGCGCGCTGTAAGCGGCGTCTAGGGGAGCGGGATGTGGAGACCATCTGCAGGGTCATCCTGGTCTTCTGTCTGCTGCACTACCGCGGAGACGAGAACATCAAGAGCTTCATCTGGGAGCTCATCACGCCTCCGGAGAACGGCCGGGAACCTCAGACGCTCCTCAACCActcgg gCCTGAGCATCCCTGTGCCCAGAGGCAGGAAAGGCAAGAGGGTGAAGGCCCAGAGCTCCTTCGACGTGCAGAAGGTGGAGTGGATCCGCAAGTACAACCCCGACTCGCTGCTCCTGGACGACAGCTACCGCAAACATCTCAAGCACCAATGCAACAA GGTGTTGCTGAGGGTGCGCATGCTGTACTACCTCAGACAGGAGGTCATAGGAGACCACTCAGACTCAGTGTTGAGAGGAGCTGATGCCag gGATGTTGACATCTGGATGCCTGAGATGGAACAGCAGGAGGTGCCGTCAGGCTGGTGGGACACGGAGGCTGACCGCTCACTCCTAGTGGGAGTCTTCAAGcacg GCTATGAGATGTACACGACCATGCGTGCTGACCCGTGCCTCTGTTTCCTGGAGCGCGCTGGTCGCCCTGACGACCGGGCCATCGATGCCGAGCAACACACGGGCGACGCAGAGCTAGGAGATGA CGGAGACTATGACAAGTATTCTGAAGACCCAGAGTTCAAGCCTGCCGCGAGGCACACCAAAGACCTTTACGAGGAG CCTGACTCCATGGCCATGGACGATGAGATCTGCGTGGAGGACAGGGCGGGCCCGGTGGTGCCGGAGGGGCCGTCCTCTGGCCAGAGCACAGCCTGTGAGTGGCCCACCAGCTCGTCGCTCACCGCCAGGCTCCGGCGCCTGATCACGGCCTACCAGCGCAGCTACAGGCGGGAGCAGCTGAAGATGGAGGCGGCAGAGAAGGGCGACCGCAGGCGCAGGAGGTGCGAGCAGGCCAGCAAGCTGAAGGAGATCGCCCGGCAGGAACGCCAGCAGAG GTGGAccaggagggaggagtgtgacTTCTACCGCGTGGTCTCCACGTTTGGCGTGGAGCGCATCAAGAAGGAGGAGGGCGACccacagggggaggagcccgACATGGACTGGACCCGCTTCCGCACCTTCGCCCGTCTGGACAAGAAGACCGACGAGAGCCTGTGTCGCTACTTCCGCTGCTTCCTGGCCATGTGCCGCAGGGTCTGCCACCTGCGCCCAGCCCACGGAGAAG ACCCCTCCGAGGTGTCCCAGTCTCTGGCCCCCATCACAGAGGAGCGCGCCTCACGCACCCTCTACCGCATCAGCCTGCTGCGTCGCCTCCGGGAGCGCGTCCTGCCCAACCCCTCCCTGGAGGAGCGCCTCCTGCTGGCCCCGCCCAGCCCCGAGCTGCCCGTGTGGTGGAGCGCGCCCGACCACGACCGCCAGCTCATGCTTGGCGCCGCCCTCCACGGCGTCAGCCGCACCGAGCTCTCCATCTTCTCCGACCCGCAGTTCACCTTCAACCAGGCTCGCCTGGACTACCAGCAGGCCCTGCCCCCGGCCCCACAGCCCACCAGCACGtcccagggagaggaggagccagccgtgaagaaggaggaggaggaggagcctcgaCCGCCGGCGGGCGAAACCGCCAGTGCCCCAGAGGTCCAGACCACGCCCCTGACTCACCAGGAGGGCAAGGGCCGGGCGCGGACTGGCTGGGGCTGGaagaagagcagagggagggggcccagaggaagtgggaggaagagaggaggaggagggggaggagggctgtcgGACTCAGATTCCGTTACAGATTCCGGCTCTTCGTCGTCCGATGGCTCGGCCAGCTCTGACGAGAGTGGGGAGAGCGAAACTGAGCGAGAACGAG CTGCCAAGGTGTGTGACGGGGATGAGGAGAACAGCATGCTCTCCATGACCCCTTCCCAAGAGGGTGCACCCCTGACTGACCCCCTTCGAGTGGACTGGCCCAAG GACCGCGTGTTGATCAACCGTCTGGACAGCCTCTGCACGCTGGTTCTGACTGGCCAGTGGCCAGCCGGACGCCGCTACACAGCTGAGAACCAGCTGACCTCCGCCTCTGacgagcaggggggaggagacgagCTCAGCTACTCCCGGCTCATGCGTAAAGGCCACAGCACACCTGGCGGGGAAGCGACTGATGAGCAGGACTCTGAGTTCACCGTCAAACTCCTCAAG GAGGAGGGGTTGAAGCTGACGTTTTCCAAGCAGGCTTTGATGCCCaacggggcggggggagagagcagtggACGTAGGAAACGGAGGGaccaagag TTGTCGGACCCAGACGGGGTGGTTCAAAGTGCGGAGAGGGCACCCCGGCGCAGGGGCCCACCCAACTGGCTGAAGGAGAACCCAGACTacgaggtggagggagacatgctGGAG CTGCTTGTCAACAGgaataagaggaggaggaggaggaagaggaccgaGAAGGCACTGACGGGGAGCGAGAAGGTGAAGATCATCGATATGAAGACAGGAAAGAAG GTGGGAGCAGCCTTCGGACCTCTGCTGCAGGACCTGAGGGAGTTTCTAGAGGAGAACCCAGACTATGCGGTAGCACCAGACTGGGCGGAGACTGTTCGAAGCTCT gGCTTCCTCCCTGAGAGCCTCTTCCACCGGCTCCTGACTGACGAGTCTGACATCCCCAAGCGAGGTCGGCGccgtcaccaccaccacgccccccagcccaccccGCTGGAGGACCCCCTGCTGGTGGGAGGCGAggaagaagatgaagaggaggagaccctAGTTTCCGATGGGGCCTACATGATGGACGATGAAGACCTGGAGGATGGGAGCAACCTGACCGGACCCCACCACTTCCTGCCCCCTGACTTCGACgtcaagatggagggaggtgacaGTTTGTCACAGGGCGGATATGAGAGTTCAGACAGGGAGGCCCTATTGGACGACGTCATCATGGCGCAGAAGGACGAATCAGACTCTTCCTCTTCCAGCTCAGAGGATTGA